From Amia ocellicauda isolate fAmiCal2 chromosome 12, fAmiCal2.hap1, whole genome shotgun sequence, a single genomic window includes:
- the smad1 gene encoding mothers against decapentaplegic homolog 1 isoform X2 produces the protein MNVTSLFSFTSPAVKRLLGWKQGDEEEKWAEKAVDALVKKLKKKKGAMEELEKALSCPGQPSNCVTIPRSLDGRLQVSHRKGLPHVIYCRVWRWPDLQSHHELKPLECCEYPFGSKQKEVCINPYHYKRVDSPVLPPVLVPRNSEFNSKHSLLPRFRNPIQNDPHMPHNATFPDSFPQANTHPFPHSPNSSYPNSPGSGSGSGGTFPHSPASSDPGSPFQIPAETPPPAYMPPEDQMTQDCSQPMDTTNLMVPQLPLEISNRPDVQPVSYEEPKHWCSIVYYELNNRVGEAFHASSTSVLVDGFTDPSNNRNRFCLGLLSNVNRNSTIENTRRHIGKGVHLYYVGGEVYAECLSDSSIFVQSRNCNYHHGFHPSTVCKIPSGCSLKIFNNQEFAELLAQSVNHGFEAVYELTKMCTIRMSFVKDFPSGQLLPNSCTGLGCRVSPPGCH, from the exons ATGAACGTCACCAGCCTGTTCTCCTTCACCAGCCCGGCGGTGAAACGACTGCTGGGCTGGAAGCAGGGCGATGAGGAGGAGAAGTGGGCCGAGAAGGCGGTGGACGCGCTGGTCAAGAAACTCAAGAAGAAGAAGGGGGCTATGGAGGAGCTGGAGAAGGCTCTCAGCTGCCCAGGACAACCCAGCAACTGTGTCACCATCCCACGCTCGCTGGACGGCCGGCTCCAGGTGTCGCACCGCAAGGGCCTGCCCCACGTAATCTACTGCCGCGTGTGGCGCTGGCCTGACCTGCAGAGCCACCACGAGCTCAAGCCCCTGGAGTGCTGCGAGTACCCCTTTGGCTCCAAGCAGAAGGAGGTCTGCATCAACCCCTACCACTACAAGCGAGTGGACAGTCCTG TGCTTCCTCCAGTTCTGGTGCCAAGAAACAGCGAGTTCAACTCCAAGCACAGCCTCCTGCCACGGTTCCGCAACCCCATCCAGAATGATCCGCACATGCCGCACAACGCCACCTTCCCGGACTCGTTTCCCCAAGCCAACACCCACCCTTTCCCCCACTCCCCCAACAGCAGCTACCCCAATTCACCAGGCAGCGGCAGTGGCAGCGGCGGCACCTTCCCACACTCTCCGGCCAGCTCCGACCCCGGGAGCCCATTCCAGATACCAG CTGAAACTCCTCCGCCTGCATACATGCCCCCCGAGGATCAGATGACTCAGGATTGCTCCCAGCCAATGGACACTACAAACTTGATGGTTCCTCAACTGCCTCTTGAAATCAGCAACAGACCAG ATGTGCAGCCAGTATCCTATGAGGAGCCTAAACACTGGTGCTCTATTGTCTACTATGAGCTCAACAACCGTGTGGGAGAGGCCTTCCACGCCTCCTCCACCAGTGTGCTGGTGGACGGCTTCACTGATCCCTCCAACAACAGGAACCGCTTCTGCCTGGGGCTCCTGTCCAACGTCAACCGCAACTCCACCATTGAGAACACCAGGCGGCATATTGGGAAAG GCGTCCACCTGTACTACGTCGGGGGTGAAGTGTACGCTGAGTGCCTCAGCGACAGCAGCATTTTTGTGCAGAGTCGGAACTGCAACTACCACCACGGCTTCCACCCCTCCACGGTCTGCAAGATCCCCAGCGGCTGCAGCCTGAAGATCTTCAACAACCAGGAGTTTGCAGAGCTCCTTGCCCAGTCTGTCAACCACGGCTTTGAGGCGGTCTACGAGCTCACCAAGATGTGCACCATCCGCATGAGCTTCGTCAAG GATTTCCCCTCTGGACAGCTCTTGCCTAACAGTTGCACAG
- the smad1 gene encoding mothers against decapentaplegic homolog 1 isoform X1, protein MNVTSLFSFTSPAVKRLLGWKQGDEEEKWAEKAVDALVKKLKKKKGAMEELEKALSCPGQPSNCVTIPRSLDGRLQVSHRKGLPHVIYCRVWRWPDLQSHHELKPLECCEYPFGSKQKEVCINPYHYKRVDSPVLPPVLVPRNSEFNSKHSLLPRFRNPIQNDPHMPHNATFPDSFPQANTHPFPHSPNSSYPNSPGSGSGSGGTFPHSPASSDPGSPFQIPAETPPPAYMPPEDQMTQDCSQPMDTTNLMVPQLPLEISNRPDVQPVSYEEPKHWCSIVYYELNNRVGEAFHASSTSVLVDGFTDPSNNRNRFCLGLLSNVNRNSTIENTRRHIGKGVHLYYVGGEVYAECLSDSSIFVQSRNCNYHHGFHPSTVCKIPSGCSLKIFNNQEFAELLAQSVNHGFEAVYELTKMCTIRMSFVKGWGAEYHRQDVTSTPCWIEIHLHGPLQWLDKVLTQMGSPHNPISSVS, encoded by the exons ATGAACGTCACCAGCCTGTTCTCCTTCACCAGCCCGGCGGTGAAACGACTGCTGGGCTGGAAGCAGGGCGATGAGGAGGAGAAGTGGGCCGAGAAGGCGGTGGACGCGCTGGTCAAGAAACTCAAGAAGAAGAAGGGGGCTATGGAGGAGCTGGAGAAGGCTCTCAGCTGCCCAGGACAACCCAGCAACTGTGTCACCATCCCACGCTCGCTGGACGGCCGGCTCCAGGTGTCGCACCGCAAGGGCCTGCCCCACGTAATCTACTGCCGCGTGTGGCGCTGGCCTGACCTGCAGAGCCACCACGAGCTCAAGCCCCTGGAGTGCTGCGAGTACCCCTTTGGCTCCAAGCAGAAGGAGGTCTGCATCAACCCCTACCACTACAAGCGAGTGGACAGTCCTG TGCTTCCTCCAGTTCTGGTGCCAAGAAACAGCGAGTTCAACTCCAAGCACAGCCTCCTGCCACGGTTCCGCAACCCCATCCAGAATGATCCGCACATGCCGCACAACGCCACCTTCCCGGACTCGTTTCCCCAAGCCAACACCCACCCTTTCCCCCACTCCCCCAACAGCAGCTACCCCAATTCACCAGGCAGCGGCAGTGGCAGCGGCGGCACCTTCCCACACTCTCCGGCCAGCTCCGACCCCGGGAGCCCATTCCAGATACCAG CTGAAACTCCTCCGCCTGCATACATGCCCCCCGAGGATCAGATGACTCAGGATTGCTCCCAGCCAATGGACACTACAAACTTGATGGTTCCTCAACTGCCTCTTGAAATCAGCAACAGACCAG ATGTGCAGCCAGTATCCTATGAGGAGCCTAAACACTGGTGCTCTATTGTCTACTATGAGCTCAACAACCGTGTGGGAGAGGCCTTCCACGCCTCCTCCACCAGTGTGCTGGTGGACGGCTTCACTGATCCCTCCAACAACAGGAACCGCTTCTGCCTGGGGCTCCTGTCCAACGTCAACCGCAACTCCACCATTGAGAACACCAGGCGGCATATTGGGAAAG GCGTCCACCTGTACTACGTCGGGGGTGAAGTGTACGCTGAGTGCCTCAGCGACAGCAGCATTTTTGTGCAGAGTCGGAACTGCAACTACCACCACGGCTTCCACCCCTCCACGGTCTGCAAGATCCCCAGCGGCTGCAGCCTGAAGATCTTCAACAACCAGGAGTTTGCAGAGCTCCTTGCCCAGTCTGTCAACCACGGCTTTGAGGCGGTCTACGAGCTCACCAAGATGTGCACCATCCGCATGAGCTTCGTCAAG